CTGCCGCTGTCCGAGTGGCGTCACGACGTCCACCACCGGCGCCTCCGCGCGCTCGTGGACGGCGGACCGGTCCACGAGTGGGTCGAGTCCTACGTCCGCGACCTCCGAGACCTCGCGCTCGCGCAGATCGGGTTGATCGACGACCTGGAGGGACTGCGCCGCGACTTCCAGGCGCGGCTGTCGCCGTCGCCGGTCGTGCGTCGCGTCATCGGCGCGCTGATGACCTCGCCGGTCTTCACGGCTCGGGACCTGGGCGAGAAGTTCGGGTTGGCCCGTCGGACCGCGGCTCAGGTCCTGCGAGCCCTGGTGCAGCACGACATCGTGCGTCGACGCGGTTCGGGGGAGGTGGTGTACGCGTGCGATGCGGCGCTCGACGTCCTGTCGCGGTCTCGCGGATTCCCCTCGCACGGCCCGGACTCGTGAACCCGGGAGCGGGTCACGGGAGGCTGGTGGCGGGTTCAGGGCGGTGGACTCCGCGCGGGCGGTAGGGCAGGGCTTCGGCCAGACCGAGCAGGTCGGCTGGCAGCCAGGTGATCGCCGGCCACATCTCCGTGCCCCGCAAGCCCGGCGCGGTGACCGGCAGGCCGGCGGTGGTCGGGTACGGCGCGCGGAAGCCGAAGCCCGCGCCGTCCGTCCAGTGGTTCAGGGCGTCGGTGAGCAGTCGGCGCGCGACGGCGTCCACCTCGGCGGCGCGGTGGCCGGTGTGGCGGGTCAGCCGCAGCGGGTGGGCGACGTCGAGGACGTTGCAGGCGTTCTGCCGGTCCGGGGCGAAGAACCGGGCGTCGCGGACGTGCTCCAGGACGGTGTCGATCACCCGTTCCGGGCGCGGCACGGGCACGTCGAACCGGGCGAACGTGCCGCGTGCGGCGCGGTAGAAGCCGTTGACGACCTGGAGCAGGCCCTCGCCGGGCGTGGGTCGGCCCCAGGTGCCGGTGCGGGGGTCGGCGTTGGTCAGCAGCCACCCGAACAGGGCTTCGGTCGCGCCGCGCGCGCCGTGCCGCCGGTTCCAGTGCAGCGCGGTGCCGAGGGCGTCCACCCACGCCCCGGCTGCCCAGCAGCTCCAGCGCGTACCCGACGGACAGGACGTGGTAGGCGGCATCGGGGTCGGCCAAGCCGTTGACGACCGGTGCTGCGGAGCCGTCGGGCCGGAGGGCGCCGACCAGCCCGGTGACCGGGTCCTGCCACCCGCGCAACCGGTGGACCTGGTCCTGGACCGGCAGCTGGTCGGGCGCCCGGCCGAGCAGCAGGTCCGCGACCTCGACGGCGTCGCACTGGGCGCGGACGGTCGGCGCGACGCCCAGCCGGGTTGCCGCCGACGATCGCGCCCGCCGGGACGTCCTTGGTGACCACCGCACCCGCCGCGAGCACCGACCGGTCGCCGACCGACACCCCGTCCAGCACGACGACGTGCGACCCGATCCAGACGTCGTCGCCGATCGTGATGCCGCGCGAGCTGAGCGGTTGCCGGAACACCTCCGTGCCCGGGTCCGAGGTCGTGTGGTTGAACGCGAGGATCGACGTGTGCGCGCCGATCCGCACGGCATCGCCCAGCCGGACGTCGCCGCGCACCACGGCGTAGGGGTTGACGGTGCAGTCGCGCCCCGCGCGCAGCGATCCGCTCAGGTACGCGCCGGCGGCGACGTAACCGCCGTCGCCGAGCCGGAAGTCCTCGTTCTGCACCGAGGCCGGTTGGGAGACGAAGCAGCGCTCGCCGATCCGGTAACCCCGGTGCTCCACCAGCTCGCGCTGGACGTCGAGCCGGCGCTGCCCCGCCCCCTCGTCCGCCTCTTCCCAGAAGGTCCACGGCGAGTAGTCGAAGCGGGTCCGGTCGAACGGTCGCTCGCGGTCGGGGATCGCGGTCACGGTGGGGCGCCTCCGCAGTTTTCGGGGCTTCCGCAGAGCCCGCTTGCGCCACGAAGGCTATGCCGAACGGCATCAGGCGCAACGCGGTAACAGCGCCGTCCCGCGCCCCGATGGCGGTAGCGTCCGGGGCCGGCCAGGCTCTGCGAGAAGAGAGCGGGTCCGATGTCCTTACCCCGAGCGACACGGCTCAGATCCGGTACGACGGCAGTCAGGTTGTTCGCGGTCATCGCCTTCGCCGCCGCGCTGGTGGTCGCGCCGGGGACGTGGCGCGCACCGGTGGCGGTGGCCGCGACGCCCACCGCGTTCACCGACGTCCCGACGACGGCGACGGTCGGCACGCCGTACGCGTTCGCCGGCACCGTCGCCGACGAGAGCCCGGTCGCCGCCGTGGAGGTGTCCACCGACGGCGGCCTGACGTGGCGGCCGGCCGGGTGGCAGGTCGGGCAGTCGGCGTGGAGCCACCGGTTCACGCCGACCTCCTCCGGGACCGCGCAACTGCGGGTCCGCGCGCTCGACGCCGCGCAGAACACCGTCAGCCAGGCGGCCGTGGAGACGCCGGTCGCCGCCCGCGCCTGCCCGTGCGGGCTGTGGTCCGACGCCGACGTGCCGGCGACGCCGAGCGCGGCCGACGACGCGGCGCTCGAACTGGGCGTGAAGTGGCGGTCGACGTCCGACGGCCACGTGCGCGGCGTCCGGTTCTACAAGGGGCCCGGCAACACCGGCACGCACACCGGCTCGCTGTGGACCGCCACCGGCGACCGGCTCGCGACCGGCACGTTCCGCGACGAGACCGCGAGCGGCTGGCAGACCCTGGTCTTCGCCGCGCCCGTCGCGGTCACCCGCGACACCACGTACGTCACGTCCTACTTCGCCCCGAACGGGCGCTACTCGCACGACTGGGGCTACTTCGCCCAGTCCTCCCGCTACCTGGAGCCGCTGACCGGCCCGCAGTCCGGTGTCGACGGCCCCAACGGCGTGTTCCGCACCGGCGGCGGGTTCCCGAACACCGGGTTCGCCGACACCAACTACTGGGTCGACGTGGTGTGGGCGCCGGAACCCGGGGCGGACACCAGGGCTCCCGACCTGGTCGCCGCCACGCCGCCGGACGGCTCGGGCAGCGCCGCGCTGTCGACCCCCGTCACCGCCACCTTCGACGAACCGCCGGCGCCGGACTCGGTCGAGTTCACGCTCACCGGCCCCGACGGCGCGCTCGCCGGAACGGCCTCGTCGTCCGGCAACGGCAGGACCGCCCAGTTCCTCCCCGACGCCCCGCTGCCCGCCGGGGCGCCGATCACCGCGTCGGTCCGGGTCCGCGACGCCGCCGGCAACCAGACCGCCGCGCACACCTGGCGGTTCACCACCGGCAGGCCGCGCGCTGCGGAGTGCCCCTGCTCGCTGTGGGGCGACTTCGACGTGCCGGCCGTGCCCGCCTCCGACGACGCGCGGCCGATCGAGCTGGGCGTCAAGGTCCGGTTCGGCGGTCGCGGCGAGGTGACCGGCGTCCGGTTCTACAAGGGGCTCGGCAACACCGGCACGCACACCGGCTCGCTCTGGGCGTCGACCGGGGTCCTGCTGGCCACCGGCACGTTCACCGACGAGACCACGGCCGGCTGGCAGGTGCTGACCTTCGACCGGCCGGTGCCCGTCGAGCCCGGCGTCACCTACGTGGCGTCCTACCACGCGCCCGACGGCCGTTACGCGGCCACGCAGGGGCACTTCCGGGGCCAGACCGCCTACGGCCCGGTCACCGCCCCCGCCGACGGCGCGGTCGGCCCCAACGGGCTGTTCCGCTACGGCGACGGGTTCCCGACCGCCGGGCACCTCGCGTCGAACTACTGGGTCGACGTCGTCTACCGCAACGGCCTCGACGGCGACACCACCCGGCCGGTGCTGGACACCCGCGCGCCCGGCCCGGACGCGGCGGACGTGCCGCTGGACCGGGCGTTGACCCTCGGGTTCAGCGAAGCCGTCGACCCGCGGTCGCTGGTCGTCACGCTGGCCGACGGCGGTGGCGGGCTCCTGCACGGGACGGCGGCGCTCTCGGCCGACGGGCGAACCGCCACGTGGACGCCGAACGGCCCGCTCAAGCCCGGCACCCGCTACGTCGCGAGCGTGATGGCCGCCGACGTCAACGGCAACACCATGGCCGAGCCGGTCACCTGGCCGATCACCACCGAGCCCGCGGCGGCGTGCCCGTGCTCGCTGTTCAGCGCGGCGACCGTGCCCACGATCCCGTCCGCCGACGACAGCGGGCTGTACGAGCTGGGTGTCCGGTTCGCCGCGGCGCGCGGCGGCTGGGTCAACGGCGTCCGGTTCTACAAGGGGCCCGGCAACACCGGCACGCACACCGGCTCGCTGTGGACGTCCACCGGTGACCGGCTGGCGACCGGCACGTTCACCGACGAGACCGCGAGCGGCTGGCAGACGCTGACGTTCGCCCAACCGATCGCGATCAGGCGCGACACCACCTACATCGCCTCCTACACCGCGCCCAACGGGCGCTACTCGGCCGACCTGGGGTACTTCGACCGCCGCAACCCGGTCGTCTCGGCCCCGTTGAGCACGGCGGACGGCAGCCGGGCCGGTGTGTTCATCCCGGGCGGCGGTTTTCCCAACCGCACGTGGGGCGGCACCAACTACTGGGTCGACGTCGACCTCACCCCGTTCGACGACGTCACACCTCCCGTCCACAACGGACACGCGCCGGAGGACGGCAGCGTGGACGTCGGCCTGGAGCAGCCGCTCAAGGCCACCTACGACGAGCAGGTGAGCACCGTCGACTCGACGTTCCAGGTGCAGGACTCTCACGGCGTCACCATGCGCGGCACCCTCACCCGCGCCGACCGCGACCACTCCCTGGTCTGGACGCCGGCCGCGCCGCTGGTGCGCGGCACGACCTACACCGCGACCGTGCGGGCGGGCGACCTCTACGGCAACGTCGAGGCGGAGGCGACCACCTGGTCGTACACCACCGGCAACCCGCCGTGCCCGTGCTCGCTGTTCAGCGAGGCGGCGGTGCCGCAGGTGCACCAGCAGACCTACTACGGCGGCGTCGGCCTGGGCGTCAACTTCGTCCCGACCGTCGACGGCTTCGTGACGGGCGTGAAGTTCCACAAGTCGGCGGCCAACGGCGGTCAGCACGTCGGCGGCCTCTCCCTGCCGGACGGCACGCCCCTGGCGTCCCGCACGTTCACCGACGAGACGGCGTCGGGCTGGCAGTCCCAGTCCTTCACCACGCCGGTGCCGGTCACGGCGGGCACGACCTACCTGGTCTGGTACGAGACCTCCCAGGGCCACTACTCGGAGACCACCGACTACTTCCGCTCCGGCGGCGTCGACACACCCCAGCTGACCGCGCCCGCCTCCCCGAACGGGATGTCGGGCCGCATCCAGTCGTACCCGGCGTTCCCGAGGACCAGCACGGGCCACAACTTCTGGGTCGACCTGATCTTCACCACGACCCCGTAGTCCCGCCCGGGGGTCGCTGAACCGGACCGCGAGGGCCAGCCGACCCGCCCTCGCGGTCCGTTCGGCGCAGGCACGAGGGCGGTTCCGCGCCCCTGAGGTCGCTACCTCGCGGATCGGATCGGGGGGGCCGGACATCGGGGGCGGGTCACGTGCTGCGCTCGCGTCCCCTCCGGGGAGCCGACGATCGGGGGTTCCAGCCGGGTGGTCGCTCCTCCTAGCGTCGAGGGCAATCGGAAACCTTGCTCCCGGCCGCTCCCCGCGACCGGGATTTCCGGTGAGGAGCGCACCATGAAGATCCTGCGAACGGCGGGGCTGGCCGTGCTCACGGCCGCCGTGGTCGCGTTGTCGATGACAACGGCGTCCGCGCACGACCCCGACACACCCGAAGGGCAGGCGGCGGTCCGGGCCTTCATGGCCGACCACCTCCCGGCCGACCGGCACGCCGTGGTCGGCGCCGCGGCCGGGGTGCCGTGCGTGAACGGCAAGGCCGACATCTACCCCTGCAAGAACGTGGACCTGCTCAGCGTCCTGCCCCTGTCCGCCATCGGCGGCGGCAACGGCAACGACATCTGGGGCTGGACCGACCCGTCCTCCGGCAAGGAGTACGCCATCGTCGGCCGGACCAACGGCACCGCGTTCGTCGACGTGAGCACGCCGACCTCGCCCCGGTACCTGGGCAACCTGCCGTCCAACGGCGGCAGCAGCAGCTGGCGCGACATGAAGGTGTACAAGAACCACGCTTTCAT
This genomic window from Saccharothrix sp. HUAS TT1 contains:
- a CDS encoding DUF4082 domain-containing protein, with product MFAVIAFAAALVVAPGTWRAPVAVAATPTAFTDVPTTATVGTPYAFAGTVADESPVAAVEVSTDGGLTWRPAGWQVGQSAWSHRFTPTSSGTAQLRVRALDAAQNTVSQAAVETPVAARACPCGLWSDADVPATPSAADDAALELGVKWRSTSDGHVRGVRFYKGPGNTGTHTGSLWTATGDRLATGTFRDETASGWQTLVFAAPVAVTRDTTYVTSYFAPNGRYSHDWGYFAQSSRYLEPLTGPQSGVDGPNGVFRTGGGFPNTGFADTNYWVDVVWAPEPGADTRAPDLVAATPPDGSGSAALSTPVTATFDEPPAPDSVEFTLTGPDGALAGTASSSGNGRTAQFLPDAPLPAGAPITASVRVRDAAGNQTAAHTWRFTTGRPRAAECPCSLWGDFDVPAVPASDDARPIELGVKVRFGGRGEVTGVRFYKGLGNTGTHTGSLWASTGVLLATGTFTDETTAGWQVLTFDRPVPVEPGVTYVASYHAPDGRYAATQGHFRGQTAYGPVTAPADGAVGPNGLFRYGDGFPTAGHLASNYWVDVVYRNGLDGDTTRPVLDTRAPGPDAADVPLDRALTLGFSEAVDPRSLVVTLADGGGGLLHGTAALSADGRTATWTPNGPLKPGTRYVASVMAADVNGNTMAEPVTWPITTEPAAACPCSLFSAATVPTIPSADDSGLYELGVRFAAARGGWVNGVRFYKGPGNTGTHTGSLWTSTGDRLATGTFTDETASGWQTLTFAQPIAIRRDTTYIASYTAPNGRYSADLGYFDRRNPVVSAPLSTADGSRAGVFIPGGGFPNRTWGGTNYWVDVDLTPFDDVTPPVHNGHAPEDGSVDVGLEQPLKATYDEQVSTVDSTFQVQDSHGVTMRGTLTRADRDHSLVWTPAAPLVRGTTYTATVRAGDLYGNVEAEATTWSYTTGNPPCPCSLFSEAAVPQVHQQTYYGGVGLGVNFVPTVDGFVTGVKFHKSAANGGQHVGGLSLPDGTPLASRTFTDETASGWQSQSFTTPVPVTAGTTYLVWYETSQGHYSETTDYFRSGGVDTPQLTAPASPNGMSGRIQSYPAFPRTSTGHNFWVDLIFTTTP